In Meles meles chromosome 2, mMelMel3.1 paternal haplotype, whole genome shotgun sequence, the sequence gattcaacagtacattaaaaggattattcaccacgatcaagtgggatttattccagggctgcagggttggttcaacatccgcaaatcaaccaatgtgatagaacacattaataaaagaaagaacaagaaccatatgatactctccatagatgctgaaaaagcatttgacaaagtacagcatcccttcctgatcaaaactcttcaaagtgtagggatagagggcacatacctcaatattatcaaagccatctatgaaaaacccaccgcaaatatcattctcaatggagaaaaactgaaagcttttccattaaggtcaggaacacggcagggatgtccattatcaccactgctattcaacatagtattagaagtcctagcctcagcaatcagacaacaaaaagaaattaaaggcatccaaattggtaaagaagaagtcaaactatcactcttcgcagatgatatgatactatatgtggaaaacccaaaagactccactccaaaactgctagaacttgtacaggaattcagtaaagtgtcaggatataaaatcaatgcacagaaatcagttgcatttctgtacaccaacaacaagactgaagaaagagaaattaaggagtcaatcccattcacaattgtacccaaaactataagatacctaggaataaacctaaccaaagagactaagaatctatacacagaaaattataaagtactcataaaagaaattgaggaagacacaaaaaaatggaaaaatgttccatgctcctggattggaagaataaatatcgtgaaaatgtctatgctacctaaagcaatctacacatttaatgcaatccctatcaaaataccatccatttttttcaaagaaatggaacaaataatcctaaaatttatatggaaccagaaaagacctcgaatagccaaaggaatattgaaaaagaaagccaaagttggtggcatcacaattccggacttcaagctctattacaaagctgtcatcatcaagacagcatggtactggcacaaaaacagacacatagaccagtggaacagaatagagagcccagaaatcgaccctcaactctatggtcaactcatcttcgacaaagcaggaaagaatgtccaatggaaaaaagacagcctcttcaataaatggtgctgggaaaattggacagccacatgcagaaaaatgaaattggaccacttccttacaccacacacgaaaatagactccaaatggatgaaggacctcaatgtgagaaaggaatccatcaaaatccttgaggagaacgcaggcagcaacctcttcgacctcagccgcagcaacatcttcctaggaacaacggcaaaggcaagggaagcaagggcgaaaatgaactattgggatttcatcaagatcaaaagcttttgcacagcaaaggaaacagttaacaaaaccaaaagacagctgacagaatgggagaagatatttgcaaacgacatatcagataaagggctagtatccaaaatctataaggaacttagcaaactcaacacccaaagaacaaacaatccaatcaagaaatgggcagaggacatgaacagacatttctgcaaagaagacatccagatggacaacagacacatgaaaaagtgctccacgtcactcggcatcagggaaatacaaatcaaaaccacaatgagatatcacctcacaccagtcagaatggctaaaattaacaagtcaggaaatgacagatgctggagaggatgtggagaaaggggaaccctcctccactgttggtgggaatgcaagctggtccaaccactctggaaaacagcatggaggttcctcaaaatgttgaaaatagaactaccctatgacccagcaattgcactactgggtatttaccctaaagatacaaacatagtgatccgaaggggcacgtgtacccgaatgtttatagcagcaatgtctacaatagccagactatggaaagaacctagatgtccatcaacagatgaatggatcaagaagatgtggtatatatacacaatggaatactatgcagccatcaaaagaaatgaaatcttgccatttgcgacgacgtggatggaactagagcgtatcacgcttagtgaaataagtcaatcggagaaagacaactatcatatgatctccctgatatgaggacatggagaagcaacatgggggggtagggggataggagaagaataaatgaaacaagatgggattgggagggagacaaaccataaatgactcttaatctcacaaaacaaactgggggttgctggggggaggtgggattgggagagggggagcgggctatggacattggggaggggaggcgaaccataagagactatggactctgaaaaacaacctgagggttttgaagggtcaggggtgggaggttgagggaacaggtggtgggtgatggggagggcacgttttgcatggagcactgggtgttgtgcaaaaagaatgaatactgttacgctgaaaaaattaataaaaaggggaaaaaaaaaagagcatgacaAAAATTATGCTGTGTAAGTCCAATTTGTTTTCCATGATGAGGAAAAACATCACATGGCCATTTCATAGACACTGAGACCTACACAGTACTTTGTCAAAGGTCTCCCATTAGAGGattattagggttttttttaatgcagtttaTATTGCAGAAACAAAGATAATTGAGTTTTTGAGAGTTCCAAGTTTGGCATTACAAGTtaatggtttattataaaagtaaaaccaTTATTACAATCTCAAGTAGGTACTTTAGGCCAAGTGAAAATTATTTCTAGACCTTATTATGTGACTAGCATTGGCTTCTTCCTAATATGAACATCAAATTCTCATATCTCTGTCTCACTATCCAAGAAAGTTAGGAGACTACTTTCTATTacagttgtttaaaaataaaacttaagaattagatcatatggtttttcaattttctttttagaatatgGCTGCATATCAGAATCGGAAAATCAAATACAACCACAATCAGCACTGAAAgtaagttcattttcatttcatttttttccccaaatacctGTGTAAAGGCTGATCTCTTTCAGAATAAATACTTCCAAAATGCACGTGGATTTTTCACAAAAATCTTCATGAAAATACATTGGAGAATTAGCAAGAATGACTAAGAATGTGAGTCCTTTGACCCTCATGTGATCATTTCTGGCAATAGGCAACTTTGGGGAatatatataataagaaataatagtaatttcAAAATAGTTCAATTTCataccatgttttattttattataggcCCTTCAGCATCAACTGGAATCATTTCAGGCTCTCCGAATGCAGACTTTGCAGAATGTTAGCATGGTATGTTTCTTTTAATCTCTATATGGGAAATACCCAAACTTAAGATATCACCCCACATTTCCAAGCTAATGATCACTAGCCAACTGATTAGTTCATGTAGAATGTAATAAAATTAGGCCACAACATATTCCAGGCTCAAAATTTTAGGGAAACTACATTCTATTATAGTTGAATTTGGATGTTACCTATATATAATCTACAAATGGGAACTCTCAGAATAAGTGATCTGAAATCTAACTCAAATTGACCCAGGGAAAAAGTATATCTTATTAGCACAGGTAACTGAAAATCCTCAGGACAGTTCACttggcagtggcttaatccataTGATCAGGCCTTTGGTCATCAGAAACCCATCTCACTCCTTATTTTGGTTCTACTTTCCACTGTACTGGATTCTCAGATTTCATGTGGTACCAAAAGGGCTGCTAGAAGCTTTAGGCTTTTCTCCTTCCAGATTCCAGTCAGTGAAGAGAccatgtttttttctcccttaacaGTTTACACTGAAGTCCTTGGCCAGATTCTGACTGCCTGAGATTGTGTCATATGCaatgtttgaataaataaatcactgtGGAAAGGAAGGCAGTGTTCTGACTGGTTAGCTCTCAGTCACACGCAGCTGAAAGCGGGATCACCAAAGGCACACGGACTTTATCCAGAACAAAGGAGGGATAGTACTAATGGAAAGATAGGGTATGGATATTGGCGGTGCATAACACAACACATACTCACTAAAGACCCAATATAAATTTCATCATAATATTCTTATACTAAAAGCAGCTGCAGGGAAATGGCAAGAGAAGACAAACTCCTCCTGAGGGGGACAGAAGATTCGATTCTgatgacagagatcaaaagtctCTGCTTTATTCAACaatataaaaaaccaaaatccaaaATTACTTGAATGTAGTTCATAAAACTGTATCGTTTTACTAAAGTAAGTTTTTCTGATAATATAAAGccatataataatatatcatatatataatacacatatgaTATAATAAAgccataattttctttaaaatttttaattttctttaaaaattcctttaatgAGAgagattattataaattaaatacatcTGTTTTATATTCTATATGATGGGAAAGAATTTTTAGGTCCAGGAAATTTAAAGGTATCTTTTAATTATAGTATCTATTATTCCTATACATTCATATGTTTCATATGTTTACAAGTTTATAAGCTATAAGTTTATAAGTGTATAAATCTGAAATCAAATTCTAACATTATCAATTTATGTTTTAAAGGTACAGTCTGAAATCAGTGAAATCTTGAACAAAAGTATTATTGATGTAGAAAACCCACAATATAGCTCAGAAAAAAATCTAGTATTCGGCACATGCATTGAAAAAGCTTTGGTATGTTATTCTGTACAAAACTATTTCTATATTCAGTCACTTCAAAAACGTTACTACAATCAGTTTATCTTCACCTTTACATTCTTAACCTTCTTCAAGGGTCAAATGGACTGTCAGAGGAATACCTAAAAGATTCCCAAGTAAATTGAAATATAAGGCAGGTTTTGTTAGACTGTCTATCCACTTAGGAATTTTTCTACTTTTACGATTGACCAAGACCTGAGGTGAATTCTTTAGAAACAGGTTGGAACCAGAGTCACTCTGTCTACACTGATTAGAACTCACATTTCTAGATAGTCACAGCCCTAGAGTCATCTGAAATAGGAATGCAAGCTAAGGTTGACAAATAGCCCAGAAGTGGAAATACTCATTTTCCTTAAATTTCCTATTGCATTTGACCTGTTGCTTCTATCTTCCCCATCTATCTACGATGGTCTCTTAAGGGGttctaaatttctatttctgatattaaaGGGTTGGCCCATGTATGTCAGCCTCTGAGGAAATAAGTATAATTTCTAAGCGAACTGTGAAGACCAGAGTTACAGATCTCAAAATAACTGTTGTTAGatttttctggagaaaatgaGTCATATTCATTAGGCTTCTTTGCCTgtagaaatggataaaatgttcatCTGGGTTGTAAAAATAAATCCtccacaaaatattttcttgatttgCTTGTCATGTGGCAAGTGATAATACATTTATAGAATGCTTTTTATTGTCACTAGCCTATAGAGAATCAAGAAGAAGTCCTTTCTATGGAGAAAATTCATCATTTTGAGGAGTCCAAAACTATTcattcaacagaagaaaaattcagcaGTGGTATTGTTAACAGTCTCTGTCAAGGTATAGACATTCCATCCCAGATACATTTCAAGGACCTATTAACTTGGAGAGCTTCAACAGATAATTCAGCTTCAGACATAATTATGAACCCTTCAGAAAATTCTGACATATTAAAGAATTATAATAACCTTTATAGTTTTCTACCTCATTCACCTCAAAATGTAATGTCTCAAGCTGAGACAGTAATTCTGGATAAATCCAAAATTACTGAGCCTTTCCTCAAGCATGGATTTTGTGAAAATTTAGATGATATCTGCCATTCTATCAAACAAATGAAGGAAGAACTACAGAAGTCACATGATAGAGAACTGGCCCTTACAAACGAACTTCAGACTTTAAAAACTGACACAAATGTTCCAAGAAATGGTAAATATGACCTGTCCCACGGTCACAaggaaaaaattaactttattaaggaagaaaatatagaaagtaaCTTAAATGAAGATGTAAAATCAAAGAGAATTTCAGAATTAGAGGCATTAGTAAACAAATTACTCCCATTCAGGGAAACAGTATCAAAATTCCATGTGAATTTTTGCAGGAAATGTAAAAGGTTATCCAAGAGTGAAATGCACaggggaaagagaaatgagaaaaacagtaaAGAAATTCCTATCACTGGCAAGAATATTACAGATTTAAAATTCCATTCCAGAGTTCCAAGACATACACTGTCATTCTTTGACCCaacaaaatatgaaatgaaagacaaagagaCACGGCCACTATCAAAACAAGGACCAATAATgtttgaaaatgagaaaacatcCAAAGTCAATTCTGTTACTGAGCAGTGTGTTGCAAAAATTCAGTACTTACAGAATTACCTAAAAGAATCTATGCAGATACAGAAAAAAGTAACAGAACTGGAGAATAAAAATCTAACccttaagaacaaaataaaacctcttgTCTTTACTACACAATCTCTGATACAGAAAATTGAAACATATGAAAAGGAACTTAAGAATTTGGTTGAAGAAAAGAATGCTATTCAGTCCAAGTTAATTAAAACAGAAGAAGATGGTAAAGAATGtcttaaagaattgaaaaaaataattagtaaatatAATGTTCTTGTaggacaaaacaaaactctagaggaaaaaaatagtcaACTTTCTTTGGAGAAGCAACAAATGATAGAAACATTAGATCAACTAAAAAGTAAGGAACACAAAACTCAAAATGATATGGCCATTGTCAATAATGAAAATAATCGAATGAGTATGGAAATGGaatcaatgaaaacaaatattctaTTGATACAAGATGAAAAGGAAATGCTAGAGAAAAAAACATACCAGCTTCTAAAGGAAAGAAGCTCAGTTGAAAATGAACTGAAGGAAAATCAGCTAGAGATAATGCagctaaaagagaaagagaggttgGCAAAAACTGAACAAGAGACGCTTCTTCAAATAATAGAaacagttaaaaatgaaaaacttaatcTTGAAACAACATTACAAGAATCTATTGCTGCTAGACAAATGatggaaagagaaattgagaataTTCAAACCTACCAATCTACTGCAGAGGagaattttctgaaagaaataaaaaatgcaaaatcagaAGCAAGTATTTATAAGAATAGTTTGTCAGAAATGGGCACTGAATGTGAAATGTTATCAAAAATggtaatggaaattaaaacagataatcagattctaaaagaagaactaaaaaaacatagtaaagaaaatataaaatttgaaaacagcATCAGTAGACTTGCAGAAGATAAAATACTTTTAGAAAACTATGTAAGAAGTATAGAAAATGAAAGGGATACCTTAGAATTTGAGATGCGGAATCTTCAAAGAGAGTATTTAAATCTAAGTGAAAAAATGTGTAGTCCACAGAAGGACCCATCAAAAAAGGGTTATATTTCAAGAAGAGAGAAATTCCATTTTGACAACTATGATACTTATGAAGACACCCCCAGTCCTAGGAGTAGGCCTTTGGCTCCTGATTTGAAAGGTATGTAATATTGTGGTGAGTTAGCAGAGatgtgtttaagatttttttcacccATTGAGCACTAGCCAGAGTACAGTAATAAGAAGGAAACTTTTAAGATGAATACAATTTAATCTTGTAAGATTTATATCCAATTTATTATATAGTGGAATTATTTAGGACCTTTgctctttgggggcacctgagtggctcatttggttaagtgtctgtctcttgatcttagggtcatgagttcaagccctgcattgggctcaatgctgggcatagagcctactttaaaaaaagagagagagagagagaaaggaattttGCTCTTTTGATAAGACTCATGTTGTTACTTATATTACTTCTCTACATTGTATATGCACAAAGCAACTTTGACAGAAAGCAggagttttgtttctgttttatcaAGTATGCTTGGCACTCCCACgttaaaaaactctttttttccccaggaattCCAAGTCAACTATATCAATTGCTTCCATCCaagatatgtaaataaatttctaaaatcaaTGTTTCAAAATCCTTTGTCCAGTACTTTTTTCtccacaaaattaatttttaatttatttatttgagagagagagaggacatctgggggcggtggggagggatagagaaagagggagagagagaatctcaagcagtttAAAAGAGCAACTAACATATAAAAGATGGTTCTAGAACTCTGCCAACCCATGGAGGAGCTGGGTGAATACTTTCCAAATCATAGAGACTGAAGAATGACACCTTAAAAGCACAGATGAGAACAGAGTCTGGTTGCCCTAACTGACTAGCTGCCTCATAAACCCTGGGACAAGCACACACCAGTCCCAGCTGTGATGGGACACAGAAAATAAGCTATAGCttaagagaggaaaggaggggcgcctgggtggctcagtcggtcgagtggccggctcttgattttggctcaggtcgtgatctcagggtcccacactggagccccacgtggagctccatgctcagcggggagtctgcttgagatcctctctctctccccccatgcCCTTCCCCCCATGTTCATTCtggtgcatgcactctctctccctctctctaaaataaataaatctttaagataaaaataaaaaaataaaatggcaaaggaACTGCAGGAACACTCCCTGAATCCAACGGACTGCTCAACACCACAGCAGGTCCTGGAACTGTAAGCCCACACTAACCCCAGTTGCACCTGGGCAtgggggaaaaattaaattaaaaaaaatcaaaacgcttttttatatttgtttttgccttttatttctattctccccccccccttttttccctttctcttttctttaaaaagatgaagttTAACATTGCGCCTGGCATAGAAGAGACAGCACTAGAACTCCGCCGGATGGCTAGGGGAGCTGCCGGAACACTCTCTGGGTGGGAGGGTCTGGTGGATATGGTTTACGCTCCCCCTTGAAAGCATGGACCAGTGCAGGGTCCAGGTACCATGGCTGACCTGCCGTCTCAGTGAGCCCAAGAAGCCCGAGCCATGCCACCAAGGCAGCCGAGGACAGTGCGCACCAGGACACCTCTGATAGCATTCACTACAGTCCCATCCTTCACACCAAGGTGACACAGGTGCAAAGCGACCTAGAACACAAGAGGCCCTCACCTCTTCGCCTTCAGGCAGTTTATTAGGGCTCCCTAGGTGTAAAGCGCTCCAGAACCTTTGAATGGATGTCTGCCTCAGACCCAGCTGTCTGGCCGGGTGCCCCTTGCACAGAGCACCCTAGAAACCTCGGCTGTTGCATTGTGTTGCATTGGTTTTAGCCACCCCACAGGGCATACCCTATGCAAAGCACCCCAGAACACACCTGCCTGCACCAGACTCAGTTCCAGCGACCTGGCCAGAAGACCCTCCTCACTGAGAACATGGTGCACCCTGGCTTGCACCCAGTTCAGCTTTAGCCGTCCTGCTAAACGCACCCCCTATGTAGAGCATCCCGGGACCTCCTGGCCTGTCCCCCATCTCAGAGTCAACTGTCCCTTCAGGATACTCACTTTACAGATAGTCCTGGAACATTCATTTATATCTACATCAGCTTCACTATCCTGCCAAGGTGTCCTCTGTACATAGAGACCCAACACCCCCCATCCCCCGCATGCATCCACTTGAGCTCAGCTGTCCTGCCAGGGCATCCTCTGTGGGGTGAGCTCAGGGACCTCCTGTGCACAACACCTAGGATTCAGCTTCCCCTTGCTCTGGGCACACCTTGCTCAGAGTATCCCAGGGCACCCCAGCTTATACCCACATTAGCTTCAGCTGTCCTGTCAGGGTGCCATCAACACAGAGAATTTTGGGACACCTTGGCTTGTGTCCACTTCAGCTTCAGCTGCCCTACTGGGCCTAAAGTCACACAcaaattgaaagtgaagggatggaaaaacagttaccatgcaaatggacatgagtgggggtgggggtagggggaagccagagtagcaatatttatatcacacaaaatagactttaaaacaaagactgtaacatgagacaaagaagggcattacataatgataaagggatcgaACCAACAAgacataacaattgtaaatatctacacacAAAACACAGGAGCCCTtaaacataaagcaaatattaacaaagaTAAGAACTGACAGGAATGCAATAACAgcaggggattttaacactccactTATATCAGTGGATAGgtcatccaggcagaaaatccATAAGGAAACAGTGTCTTGTAATGACACGGTAGACCAGATAGACATAATATACACAGAACAGTCCATCCAGAAACAACAGGATTCACATTCCTTTCAAATTCACATGcggcattctccagaatagatcacatattaagcCATCAAACAAGCCTTAATAAATTTCAGAAGATTGGattcataccatgcatcttttctgactacaatgGTATGAAATTAGaacaaaatcacaagaaaaaactagaaaaacatgTGAAGGCTAAACAACATGATACTGAACAACCAGTGGGTCAGTGGagcaaagaataaatttttaaaagtacacagaaacaaatgaaaacatgatgATTCAAAATCCTTGGGACCCAGCAAAATGAGTTCTAAGACTATATAGCAATACGGGCTTACCTCAAgaaacaggggggaaaaaagaaaaaaaaaaaaaagctcaacctaaccctacacctaaa encodes:
- the CCDC110 gene encoding LOW QUALITY PROTEIN: coiled-coil domain-containing protein 110 (The sequence of the model RefSeq protein was modified relative to this genomic sequence to represent the inferred CDS: substituted 1 base at 1 genomic stop codon); translation: MRGGRQLGGDLQQQKXALHHEEEDEVDCVLLSASKILNSSDGVKESGGSETVFFLEYGCISESENQIQPQSALKALQHQLESFQALRMQTLQNVSMVQSEISEILNKSIIDVENPQYSSEKNLVFGTCIEKALPIENQEEVLSMEKIHHFEESKTIHSTEEKFSSGIVNSLCQGIDIPSQIHFKDLLTWRASTDNSASDIIMNPSENSDILKNYNNLYSFLPHSPQNVMSQAETVILDKSKITEPFLKHGFCENLDDICHSIKQMKEELQKSHDRELALTNELQTLKTDTNVPRNGKYDLSHGHKEKINFIKEENIESNLNEDVKSKRISELEALVNKLLPFRETVSKFHVNFCRKCKRLSKSEMHRGKRNEKNSKEIPITGKNITDLKFHSRVPRHTLSFFDPTKYEMKDKETRPLSKQGPIMFENEKTSKVNSVTEQCVAKIQYLQNYLKESMQIQKKVTELENKNLTLKNKIKPLVFTTQSLIQKIETYEKELKNLVEEKNAIQSKLIKTEEDGKECLKELKKIISKYNVLVGQNKTLEEKNSQLSLEKQQMIETLDQLKSKEHKTQNDMAIVNNENNRMSMEMESMKTNILLIQDEKEMLEKKTYQLLKERSSVENELKENQLEIMQLKEKERLAKTEQETLLQIIETVKNEKLNLETTLQESIAARQMMEREIENIQTYQSTAEENFLKEIKNAKSEASIYKNSLSEMGTECEMLSKMVMEIKTDNQILKEELKKHSKENIKFENSISRLAEDKILLENYVRSIENERDTLEFEMRNLQREYLNLSEKMCSPQKDPSKKGYISRREKFHFDNYDTYEDTPSPRSRPLAPDLKGIPSQLYQLLPSKICK